One segment of Cytophagia bacterium CHB2 DNA contains the following:
- the trpC gene encoding indole-3-glycerol phosphate synthase TrpC has translation MPEQSFLARIVAHKQEEVRRAKRKSSFADLEQRAKLQSPVRDFRQALLAGVNVTVIAELKKASPSAGVLREDFDPQQLAQSYAANGAAALSVLTDENFFQGHLDYLNQARGFCSLPALRKDFIIDPYQIAEARAFCADAVLLIVAILDARQLAELMVFTKELGLHGLIEVHDEREIEIALAAGAEIIGINNRDLQTFSVSLATSEKLAARIPASCVCIAESGITSRSEVERLAECGIDAILIGSHLMRQPDPGKALSYFVGVPRR, from the coding sequence ATGCCGGAACAATCATTTCTCGCGCGCATCGTTGCGCATAAACAAGAAGAAGTTCGCCGCGCCAAACGAAAATCATCTTTTGCTGATTTGGAGCAGCGCGCCAAGTTGCAATCGCCTGTGCGCGATTTCCGTCAGGCCTTGCTGGCGGGCGTCAATGTTACGGTGATCGCCGAATTGAAAAAAGCTTCGCCCTCCGCCGGAGTTTTGCGTGAAGACTTCGATCCCCAACAGCTCGCGCAAAGTTACGCCGCAAATGGCGCTGCTGCGCTTTCAGTGCTGACGGATGAAAATTTTTTTCAGGGCCATCTCGATTATTTGAACCAGGCGCGCGGGTTTTGCAGCTTGCCGGCTCTGCGCAAAGATTTCATCATTGATCCTTATCAAATCGCCGAAGCGCGCGCCTTCTGCGCAGATGCGGTGTTGCTGATCGTTGCGATTTTAGATGCCAGGCAACTCGCCGAATTGATGGTTTTTACGAAAGAACTTGGTTTGCACGGGTTGATCGAAGTGCACGACGAACGTGAAATCGAAATCGCTCTGGCCGCCGGCGCGGAGATCATCGGCATCAACAATCGCGATTTGCAAACATTTTCAGTGAGTCTTGCGACTTCTGAGAAATTGGCAGCGCGAATCCCCGCAAGCTGCGTGTGCATCGCCGAATCCGGCATTACCTCGCGCAGCGAAGTCGAGCGCCTGGCCGAATGCGGCATCGATGCCATTCTCATTGGCAGTCACCTCATGCGCCAGCCTGATCCCGGAAAAGCTTTGTCATATTTTGTGGGAGTGCCGCGACGATGA
- a CDS encoding bifunctional anthranilate synthase component II/anthranilate phosphoribosyltransferase, with amino-acid sequence MILMIDNFDSFTYNLVQYLGELGAELQVFRNDALTLDQIAEMKPAGIVISPGPGRPEDAGLTIPIIERFAGKIPILGVCLGHQAMGAAFGGVVARAPELMHGKISQIHHDGNGLFQGVENPFSATRYHSLIIAEDSLPACFEITARSEHGLIMGIRHREFVLEGVQFHPESIMTAAGKVILKNFLQMCTPGSAIRTAPQNTDSKNTQPAEMNLQSPPAQSGITDTKKSAPATFAAKTANSTTIQIALQQVLEQVDLDRQQAYSVMSEIMSGAATPAQIAALLIALRMKGERAQEVAGFAQAMRDKAAPVRTQRPHPIDMCGTGGDNKGTFNISTVASFVVAGGGVAVAKHGNRSVSSKSGSADVLEALGINLNLTADHMGQCLDEVGMAFLFAPVLHSATKHAIAPRKEIGARTVFNILGPLTNPAGVKRQVLGVYDRRLMRLMAEVLAELGAEHALVVHSEDGLDEISVHGPTRVIEVKHGNLAERTLTPKDFGFTQLYYESLSGGNAGDNAGIALRVLNGEPGVARDVVLANAACGFWVAGKAKDVAEGIALAQQSIDSGAALAKLETLRRRTHEFKKPN; translated from the coding sequence ATGATCCTCATGATCGACAACTTCGATTCGTTTACTTATAATTTGGTGCAATATCTCGGCGAGCTGGGCGCGGAATTGCAGGTGTTTCGCAACGACGCACTTACGCTCGATCAGATTGCCGAAATGAAGCCCGCCGGCATCGTGATTTCGCCCGGCCCCGGCCGCCCAGAGGACGCGGGTCTCACCATTCCAATCATCGAACGCTTTGCCGGAAAAATTCCCATTCTCGGCGTTTGCCTGGGACATCAGGCGATGGGCGCGGCTTTTGGCGGCGTGGTGGCGCGCGCGCCGGAATTGATGCACGGAAAAATTTCACAGATCCATCACGACGGCAATGGCTTGTTTCAAGGCGTGGAGAATCCCTTTAGCGCCACGCGCTATCATTCTCTCATCATTGCCGAAGATTCGCTGCCGGCCTGTTTCGAAATCACAGCGCGTAGCGAACATGGTTTGATAATGGGCATACGCCATCGCGAGTTCGTGCTCGAGGGCGTGCAATTTCATCCCGAATCCATCATGACGGCGGCGGGTAAAGTCATTTTGAAAAATTTTTTGCAGATGTGTACGCCAGGTTCTGCGATTCGGACTGCGCCTCAAAACACAGACTCAAAAAATACCCAGCCTGCGGAAATGAATCTGCAATCTCCTCCGGCGCAATCCGGAATAACCGATACAAAAAAATCTGCGCCAGCTACGTTTGCAGCCAAGACGGCAAACTCTACCACCATTCAAATAGCCCTGCAGCAAGTTCTTGAACAAGTTGATCTCGATCGCCAGCAAGCCTACAGCGTGATGAGTGAGATCATGAGCGGCGCGGCGACGCCGGCGCAAATTGCGGCTCTGCTGATCGCGCTGCGCATGAAGGGCGAGCGCGCGCAGGAAGTGGCGGGCTTTGCCCAGGCCATGCGCGACAAAGCCGCGCCCGTGCGCACGCAACGCCCGCATCCGATCGACATGTGCGGCACCGGGGGAGACAACAAAGGCACGTTCAACATTTCGACCGTGGCTTCATTCGTCGTTGCCGGCGGCGGGGTGGCCGTGGCCAAGCATGGCAACCGTTCGGTGTCGAGCAAATCCGGCAGCGCCGATGTGCTGGAAGCATTGGGGATCAATCTCAATCTCACTGCTGATCACATGGGCCAATGTTTGGACGAGGTCGGCATGGCCTTTTTGTTCGCGCCGGTTTTGCACAGCGCGACCAAGCATGCCATAGCCCCGCGCAAGGAAATCGGCGCGCGCACGGTTTTCAACATTCTCGGGCCGCTAACGAATCCCGCAGGTGTGAAGCGGCAGGTGTTGGGCGTTTATGATCGTCGCCTGATGCGCTTGATGGCTGAAGTTCTCGCCGAATTGGGCGCCGAGCATGCGCTGGTTGTACACAGCGAAGATGGTCTCGATGAAATTTCGGTGCACGGCCCGACGCGCGTGATCGAAGTGAAGCACGGCAATCTTGCCGAACGCACGCTCACGCCCAAAGATTTTGGCTTCACGCAATTGTATTATGAAAGCCTGAGCGGCGGCAATGCCGGGGACAATGCCGGGATCGCTTTGCGCGTGCTCAACGGCGAACCGGGTGTGGCGCGCGATGTGGTGCTGGCCAATGCCGCGTGCGGATTTTGGGTTGCGGGCAAAGCCAAAGATGTGGCGGAAGGCATTGCGCTGGCGCAACAAAGCATTGATTCCGGCGCCGCGCTGGCAAAGCTCGAAACGTTGCGCCGCCGAACGCACGAATTCAAAAAACCGAATTGA